The Clostridium sporogenes genome contains a region encoding:
- a CDS encoding ABC transporter ATP-binding protein, with product MINIQDFTIGYNNKVIVKNFNLQVDKGDMLTIIGPNGSGKSTVLKAIGRLLKPMEGIIHLDGKLLWDMSNKDIAKEMACLSQHNSAPKDMTIRRIVGFGRNPHKAWFESLNKEDEEIIDWALENTNLKHMENKKITSVSGGERQRAWLAMALAQKPKVLLLDEPTTYLDINNQIEILELVRQLNENLKLTVVMVLHDLNQAAKYSNRVLVLKNGEIQALGKPEEILNKKLIRDVYSVDMNILKNQFGEKLIFIPKKIH from the coding sequence ATGATTAATATACAAGATTTTACCATAGGTTATAATAATAAAGTTATAGTTAAAAATTTCAATTTACAGGTAGACAAAGGAGACATGCTTACTATAATAGGACCTAATGGTTCAGGAAAATCTACAGTGCTAAAAGCTATAGGAAGGTTATTAAAGCCTATGGAAGGCATCATCCATCTAGACGGAAAGTTGCTTTGGGATATGAGTAATAAAGATATAGCTAAAGAAATGGCTTGTCTTTCTCAACATAATAGTGCTCCAAAGGATATGACTATAAGAAGGATAGTAGGCTTTGGTAGAAATCCTCATAAAGCGTGGTTCGAAAGTTTAAATAAAGAGGATGAAGAAATAATTGATTGGGCATTAGAAAATACAAATCTTAAACATATGGAAAATAAAAAAATTACTAGTGTATCAGGAGGAGAAAGACAAAGGGCTTGGCTAGCTATGGCCCTTGCACAAAAACCAAAAGTTCTATTGTTAGATGAGCCAACAACTTATTTAGATATAAATAATCAAATAGAAATTTTAGAATTAGTAAGGCAGCTAAATGAAAATTTAAAATTAACAGTTGTAATGGTACTTCACGATTTAAATCAAGCAGCAAAATATAGTAACAGAGTTTTAGTTTTAAAAAATGGAGAAATACAAGCTTTGGGGAAACCAGAAGAAATTTTAAATAAAAAATTAATAAGAGATGTTTATAGCGTAGATATGAATATATTAAAGAATCAATTTGGAGAAAAACTTATTTTTATTCCTAAGAAAATTCATTAA
- a CDS encoding FecCD family ABC transporter permease — protein sequence MVKYMKNMKNKTKIIMIILSFILLIVLAALTIGVGSTDIHVKDIVNIFLGKGDEINSSIVMDMRLPRIIIAIFVGASLSISGALLQSVMRNPLADPGITGVSSGASLVAIIVMIYFPQLYKILPLMAFLGAMLACIMVFALSWDNGLNSLRIILAGVAVNAIFLGATSLLSILNSDKIQGMLLWINGSLAYRGWNEVKYLVPYSILGIILSLFCIKGANLLALGDDVATNLGVDVNKTRMFISLVAVFLAGISTSIVGIIGFLGLIIPHICRLVIGYDYKFLIPMSAILGAILLLLADTMARYIARPIELPVGVIMAMIGGPFFLFLLRRRKSDD from the coding sequence ATGGTGAAATATATGAAAAATATGAAGAATAAAACTAAGATAATAATGATAATTTTATCTTTTATACTACTAATAGTTTTAGCTGCTTTAACTATTGGGGTAGGAAGCACAGACATACATGTTAAAGATATAGTAAATATATTTTTAGGTAAAGGCGATGAAATAAATTCTAGCATAGTTATGGATATGAGATTACCTAGAATAATTATAGCAATATTTGTAGGAGCATCTTTATCTATATCTGGAGCCCTTTTGCAATCTGTTATGAGAAATCCATTAGCAGATCCAGGAATCACAGGAGTGTCTTCAGGAGCAAGTTTAGTGGCTATTATAGTAATGATTTATTTTCCACAGCTTTATAAGATATTACCTTTAATGGCTTTTTTAGGAGCCATGTTAGCTTGTATTATGGTTTTTGCTCTTTCCTGGGATAATGGATTAAATTCTTTAAGAATAATTTTGGCGGGGGTAGCTGTAAATGCTATATTTTTAGGAGCTACTTCACTATTATCTATTTTAAATAGTGATAAAATTCAGGGCATGCTTTTATGGATAAATGGAAGTTTAGCCTATAGAGGATGGAATGAAGTTAAGTATCTCGTACCCTATAGTATATTAGGTATAATATTATCGTTATTTTGTATAAAAGGTGCGAATCTTTTAGCATTAGGAGATGATGTGGCTACTAATTTAGGAGTAGATGTTAATAAAACTAGAATGTTTATATCTTTAGTTGCAGTATTTTTAGCAGGTATAAGTACTTCAATAGTGGGGATCATTGGTTTTTTAGGACTTATTATTCCTCATATATGCAGATTAGTAATAGGGTATGATTATAAATTTTTAATACCAATGAGTGCTATATTGGGTGCTATTTTATTACTTTTAGCAGACACTATGGCAAGATATATAGCAAGGCCCATAGAGTTACCAGTTGGAGTAATCATGGCTATGATAGGTGGACCATTTTTCTTATTCCTATTAAGGAGGCGTAAGAGTGATGATTAA
- a CDS encoding VanZ family protein, which yields MGIYVFPIKVAVLTVPILIYMAFIPYCIFQYRKHGFISKYRSFMHVAFIFYIISAFYLVILPLPPHDFVPKFIIRPQLQPFNFIGDFIREYKSLINSGYKPIFAVLKNRGFWQVSFNIILLTPLGFFLKYAYNKNFKKTLIIVFSTSLFFEVTQLTGIFGIYKYAYRLFDVDDLMLNTFGGIIGYYLVPIVSNILPDVTKIDDKYNYKLRITYARRAIAFFIDSFIINILFSVLKNDKITSFIFILYIVLIIYITNGYTIGKKLVKIRVINENKNRLTLMQVLKRYLWLIILTVFNYVAKLNFEGYVLVAVVLIYFIILAIIGIMIIKGLFNKEKRMFYEKFSETYVVNSFKQ from the coding sequence GTGGGAATATACGTATTTCCTATAAAGGTTGCAGTTTTAACAGTGCCTATTTTAATTTATATGGCTTTTATTCCATATTGTATTTTTCAATATAGAAAACATGGATTTATAAGTAAGTATAGATCATTTATGCATGTAGCTTTTATTTTCTATATAATTTCAGCTTTTTATTTAGTAATATTGCCTTTACCACCTCATGATTTTGTTCCTAAATTTATAATTAGGCCTCAATTACAACCATTTAATTTTATAGGGGATTTTATAAGAGAGTATAAATCTCTCATAAATAGTGGGTATAAACCTATCTTTGCAGTACTAAAAAATAGAGGATTCTGGCAAGTTTCCTTTAATATAATATTGTTAACACCTTTAGGATTTTTCTTAAAGTATGCGTATAATAAAAATTTTAAGAAAACATTGATAATAGTATTTAGTACTTCTTTATTTTTTGAAGTAACACAATTAACAGGTATATTTGGAATATATAAGTATGCATATAGATTATTTGATGTGGATGATCTTATGTTAAATACCTTTGGTGGTATAATAGGATATTATTTAGTGCCTATAGTAAGTAATATACTTCCTGATGTTACTAAAATAGATGACAAATATAATTATAAATTAAGGATAACTTATGCTAGAAGGGCTATAGCTTTCTTTATAGATTCATTTATAATAAATATACTATTTTCGGTACTAAAAAATGATAAAATAACTTCCTTTATTTTTATATTGTATATAGTTTTAATTATATATATAACTAATGGTTATACAATAGGTAAAAAGCTGGTGAAGATAAGAGTTATAAATGAAAATAAGAATAGATTAACATTAATGCAAGTTTTAAAAAGATATTTATGGCTAATAATTTTGACAGTATTTAACTATGTAGCTAAATTAAATTTTGAAGGATATGTTTTAGTTGCTGTAGTTCTAATTTATTTCATTATTCTTGCTATAATAGGGATAATGATCATAAAAGGTTTATTTAATAAAGAGAAAAGAATGTTTTATGAAAAATTCTCTGAAACTTATGTAGTTAATAGTTTTAAACAATAG
- a CDS encoding NEAT domain-containing protein → MKNKFIKLTLAGAISTGILISSSSVLATDINNNYGQVHSNKNIVLLTQKDELEDGKYSVSFQTLKEKSAELSMAGQYVDSNGVLEVQGGNMYFTFKVLRNDWMKNIKVLVDDASVQYEHASEDKEGKVAAIKFQIPNKKPNIKIRMNVVPMDNADVAFRILLNDDIKKISGESPKENSKKNDDNNKSNKSSNAEKELPQTGLPISNGSLLLMGGLSTLLGAGLLKKRK, encoded by the coding sequence ATGAAAAATAAATTTATAAAATTAACATTAGCTGGTGCCATATCAACAGGCATATTAATATCTTCAAGTTCAGTTTTAGCTACAGATATAAATAATAATTATGGACAAGTACATAGCAATAAAAATATAGTATTATTAACTCAAAAAGATGAACTTGAAGATGGAAAATATAGTGTAAGTTTTCAAACATTAAAAGAAAAAAGTGCGGAATTATCTATGGCAGGACAATACGTTGATAGCAATGGAGTTTTAGAGGTACAAGGTGGAAATATGTATTTTACTTTCAAAGTTTTAAGAAATGATTGGATGAAAAATATCAAAGTTTTAGTAGATGATGCATCAGTTCAATATGAACATGCGAGCGAAGACAAAGAAGGTAAAGTAGCTGCAATAAAATTTCAAATACCAAATAAAAAACCTAATATTAAAATTAGAATGAATGTAGTTCCAATGGATAATGCAGATGTAGCTTTTAGAATCCTCCTTAATGATGATATTAAAAAAATATCTGGAGAAAGTCCTAAGGAAAATTCAAAGAAGAATGATGATAATAATAAAAGCAATAAAAGTAGTAATGCTGAAAAAGAACTACCTCAAACAGGTTTACCAATTTCCAATGGCAGTTTATTATTAATGGGTGGATTAAGTACTTTGTTGGGAGCAGGGTTATTGAAAAAGAGAAAATAA
- a CDS encoding DUF2164 domain-containing protein encodes MKKKNAIEVDKQKKKVMIDSIKEYFYNERDEELGDLAADMILDFFLEKLAPEIYNKGVYDAYEYSLERIEDVLSIQKY; translated from the coding sequence TTGAAGAAAAAAAATGCTATTGAAGTAGATAAACAAAAAAAGAAAGTTATGATAGATTCTATAAAAGAATATTTTTATAATGAAAGGGATGAAGAGTTAGGAGACTTAGCGGCGGATATGATTTTGGATTTTTTTCTGGAAAAATTAGCACCAGAGATTTATAATAAAGGAGTTTATGATGCATATGAATATTCTTTAGAAAGAATTGAAGATGTACTTTCTATACAAAAATATTAA
- a CDS encoding class D sortase has translation MKRNIISSLFIIIGLVLMVSSLGIRMYSKNKEAQLIKEFNNDIALENSKNDDKNHDKNYGKQKRKIIKYTNGDGDKIAIMEIPSISLQSIIVEGTNMDDLRYYLGHFKNTAMPGISGNFSIAGHSSTIYNEILNELYKVNIKDEIKIKTLTGEYDYIITKKFVVEPSEVGVLDQDENKKSMTIVTCTDKGKKRLIVKAEMEK, from the coding sequence ATGAAAAGAAATATTATATCAAGTCTATTTATAATAATTGGATTAGTACTAATGGTCAGCTCTTTAGGTATAAGAATGTATTCTAAAAACAAGGAAGCTCAACTTATAAAGGAGTTTAATAATGATATAGCTTTGGAAAACAGCAAAAATGATGACAAAAATCATGACAAGAATTATGGAAAACAAAAAAGAAAGATAATAAAATATACAAATGGTGATGGAGATAAAATAGCTATAATGGAGATACCTTCTATAAGTTTGCAATCTATAATTGTTGAAGGAACTAATATGGATGATTTAAGATATTATTTAGGACATTTTAAGAATACAGCTATGCCAGGAATTAGTGGTAACTTTTCTATAGCAGGGCATAGTAGTACTATTTACAATGAGATTTTAAATGAGCTTTATAAGGTAAATATAAAAGATGAAATTAAGATAAAAACATTGACAGGAGAATATGACTATATTATAACTAAAAAATTTGTTGTGGAACCATCAGAAGTAGGTGTATTAGATCAGGATGAAAATAAAAAAAGTATGACTATAGTAACTTGTACAGATAAGGGCAAAAAAAGATTAATAGTTAAAGCGGAAATGGAGAAGTAG
- a CDS encoding manganese efflux pump MntP family protein, with the protein MDFVSIILISIGLSMDAFAVSITNGAIISKVTASEGIRIGLFFGGFQALMPLIGWSVGIKFQSYISTLDHWIALILLSIIGGKMVYDSIKESKDHKDEIACDYATGEKKCLNNKTLTILAIATSIDALAVGVSFAFLKVSIISTISIIGTITFIICFIGVMIGKKCGKLLKKRAEILGGIVLIFIGIKIFIEHTNILSNIF; encoded by the coding sequence ATGGATTTTGTTAGTATAATATTAATTAGTATAGGTTTGTCTATGGATGCTTTTGCAGTGTCTATAACTAACGGAGCTATAATAAGTAAAGTTACAGCCTCGGAGGGAATCAGGATAGGTTTATTTTTTGGAGGATTCCAAGCACTGATGCCTTTAATAGGATGGTCTGTAGGAATAAAATTTCAAAGTTATATATCTACTTTAGATCATTGGATAGCTCTTATATTACTTTCTATTATTGGAGGGAAAATGGTATATGATAGTATTAAGGAGAGTAAAGATCATAAGGATGAGATTGCCTGTGATTATGCAACGGGAGAAAAGAAATGCTTAAATAATAAAACTCTTACCATTCTTGCTATAGCTACTAGTATAGATGCATTAGCTGTGGGAGTAAGCTTTGCATTTTTAAAGGTTTCAATAATAAGTACTATAAGTATTATAGGTACTATAACCTTTATTATATGTTTTATTGGAGTTATGATAGGTAAAAAGTGTGGAAAGCTCTTAAAAAAGAGAGCAGAAATTTTAGGTGGTATTGTGTTAATATTCATAGGGATTAAGATATTTATAGAACATACTAATATTTTATCTAACATATTTTAG
- a CDS encoding DNA topoisomerase III gives MGKVLVLAEKPSVGRDLAKVLKCNKKGNGYLEGNKYIVTWALGHLITLSDPESYDEKYKKWSMDTLPMLPKRMKTTVIKKTSKHFSEVRKVMIRKDVEELVIATDAGREGELVARWIIDKVGFKKPIKRLWISSQTDKAILDGFRNLKPGKNYENLYHSAVCRSEADWIVGLNVTRALTCRYNAQLSAGRVQTPTLAMIVQREEEIKNFKPRDYYSIEGKTKGFIMHWENAKGGFNTFNEDLAKKVVSKITGKEGKIIEVTESNKKKYAPALYDLTELQRDANRIFGYSAKQTLSIMQRLYENHKILTYPRTDSRYISKDIVATIPDRLKAISIGNYSRFANEILKGNIKAHKGFVDDSKVSDHHAIIPTEEKPRLGNLSSEERNIYDLVIKRFLSVMLPPFEYIQTTIKAEVMGEKFIAKGKVIKSKGWKAVYDREEFNDKDNNSDSDDIKDQTLPKVNKGDVIEFSNFKINKGQTKPPARFNEGTLLSAMENPQRYINLDKESSKTLGETGGLGTVATRADIIEKLYNTFYIEKRGKEIVPTSKGKQVIDLVPEDLKSPLLTAKWERELDSISKGKLRGQIFINKMRDYSTKLVEDVKNSKDKFVHDNLTGKKCPQCGKYMLEVKGKNGIMNVCQDRECGYRENVSRFTNVRCPQCHVKLELRGEGQGQIYVCTRCSFREKLSSFNKKYRNNQGKLNKRDVDKYMKKMQKENDEPINSALAEALSKLKL, from the coding sequence ATGGGAAAAGTATTAGTTTTAGCAGAAAAACCTAGTGTAGGAAGAGATTTGGCTAAGGTTTTAAAATGCAATAAAAAGGGTAATGGTTATTTAGAAGGAAATAAATATATTGTAACTTGGGCTTTAGGACATTTAATAACTTTATCTGATCCAGAAAGTTACGATGAAAAATACAAAAAATGGAGCATGGATACCCTTCCAATGTTACCTAAAAGAATGAAAACTACAGTTATAAAGAAGACTTCAAAGCATTTTAGTGAAGTTAGAAAGGTAATGATAAGAAAAGATGTAGAAGAACTTGTTATAGCTACAGATGCAGGAAGAGAAGGAGAGCTTGTAGCTAGATGGATAATTGATAAAGTAGGTTTTAAGAAGCCTATAAAACGTCTTTGGATTTCTTCACAAACAGATAAAGCTATTTTAGATGGATTTAGAAATTTAAAACCAGGAAAGAATTATGAAAATTTATATCATTCAGCAGTGTGTAGATCAGAAGCTGACTGGATTGTAGGACTTAATGTTACAAGAGCTTTGACTTGTAGATATAATGCTCAACTTTCAGCAGGAAGAGTTCAAACTCCTACCCTAGCTATGATAGTTCAAAGGGAAGAAGAAATAAAGAATTTCAAACCTAGAGATTATTATAGCATAGAAGGTAAGACTAAAGGATTTATAATGCATTGGGAAAATGCTAAAGGTGGATTTAATACCTTTAATGAAGACTTAGCTAAAAAAGTAGTTTCAAAGATTACAGGTAAAGAGGGGAAAATAATAGAGGTAACAGAAAGCAATAAAAAGAAATATGCTCCAGCTCTTTATGATTTAACAGAGCTTCAAAGGGACGCTAATAGAATATTTGGATATTCAGCAAAACAAACCCTATCTATAATGCAAAGATTATATGAGAATCACAAGATTTTAACTTATCCAAGAACAGATTCTAGATATATTTCAAAGGATATTGTAGCTACAATACCAGATAGATTAAAGGCTATATCCATTGGTAATTACAGTAGGTTTGCAAATGAAATATTAAAGGGAAATATTAAAGCTCATAAAGGCTTTGTAGATGATAGTAAGGTTTCAGATCACCATGCTATAATTCCTACAGAAGAAAAGCCTAGATTAGGTAACTTAAGTAGTGAAGAAAGAAATATTTATGATTTAGTTATTAAAAGATTTTTATCGGTTATGTTACCACCTTTTGAATATATTCAAACTACCATTAAAGCAGAGGTTATGGGTGAAAAATTTATAGCAAAGGGAAAAGTTATAAAATCAAAGGGATGGAAAGCAGTTTATGATAGAGAGGAATTTAATGATAAAGATAATAACTCAGATAGTGATGATATAAAAGATCAAACTCTTCCTAAGGTTAATAAAGGAGATGTCATAGAATTTTCTAACTTTAAAATAAACAAAGGTCAAACAAAGCCACCAGCTAGATTTAATGAGGGAACCTTATTATCTGCTATGGAAAACCCTCAAAGATATATTAATTTAGATAAAGAAAGTTCTAAAACATTAGGAGAGACTGGTGGCCTTGGTACTGTTGCTACTAGAGCAGATATAATTGAAAAATTATATAACACTTTTTATATAGAAAAAAGAGGAAAAGAAATAGTTCCAACTTCAAAGGGAAAACAAGTTATAGATTTAGTACCAGAGGACTTAAAGTCACCACTTTTAACAGCAAAATGGGAAAGAGAATTAGATTCCATTAGTAAGGGTAAATTAAGAGGACAGATATTTATAAATAAAATGAGAGACTATTCTACAAAACTTGTAGAGGACGTAAAAAATAGCAAGGATAAATTTGTTCATGATAATTTAACCGGTAAAAAATGTCCACAATGTGGGAAGTATATGTTAGAAGTTAAGGGCAAAAATGGAATTATGAATGTGTGTCAGGATAGAGAATGTGGGTATAGAGAAAATGTAAGCAGATTTACCAATGTAAGATGTCCTCAGTGTCATGTAAAATTAGAACTTAGAGGAGAGGGGCAGGGTCAAATCTATGTATGCACAAGATGTAGTTTTAGAGAAAAACTCTCTTCTTTTAATAAAAAATATAGAAACAATCAAGGAAAATTAAATAAAAGAGATGTGGATAAATATATGAAAAAAATGCAAAAAGAAAATGATGAACCAATAAATTCAGCTTTAGCAGAGGCTTTATCTAAATTAAAATTATAA
- the isdE gene encoding heme ABC transporter substrate-binding protein IsdE — translation MKKILSLITCTILCLSLIACGNSKAEETSSNNISAKEEKNVRIVAGSVAVAEMLSKLDIRMVGRASTQYEISDKIKVLPEVGLPMNPDLEKVKSLKSDVYITSGALEEMIGDKLKASGINTEYCNLDSYDSVKKTILEKSKKYGKEQNGKNLVEEIEKKEKEVMKDVDKNKKVKVMILFGAPGHFMLASENSFTGSLINKLGGENIANKANLKGQYVPFSLEAALKENPDVIFRMYHGYIDEAKKQTEKEFETNPQWKKFKAVKENKVYDLDPKFFGVTGDIKIADSLEKMKDYLYK, via the coding sequence ATGAAAAAAATTTTATCTTTAATTACGTGCACTATACTGTGCCTTTCTCTTATTGCTTGTGGAAATTCAAAGGCAGAGGAGACAAGTTCTAATAATATCTCAGCTAAAGAAGAAAAAAATGTAAGAATTGTAGCAGGTAGTGTGGCTGTGGCAGAAATGTTATCAAAATTAGATATTAGAATGGTAGGAAGAGCAAGTACTCAATATGAAATATCAGATAAAATAAAAGTTTTGCCGGAAGTTGGGTTACCAATGAACCCTGATTTAGAAAAAGTTAAGAGTTTAAAGTCAGATGTATATATTACATCAGGTGCTTTAGAAGAGATGATAGGAGATAAGCTTAAAGCTAGTGGTATAAATACAGAATATTGTAATCTGGATTCCTATGATTCAGTAAAAAAAACTATACTAGAAAAATCTAAGAAATATGGAAAAGAACAAAATGGCAAAAATTTAGTTGAAGAAATAGAAAAAAAAGAAAAAGAAGTAATGAAAGATGTGGATAAAAATAAAAAAGTAAAGGTTATGATTCTGTTTGGAGCACCAGGACACTTTATGTTAGCCAGTGAAAATTCATTTACGGGAAGTCTTATTAATAAACTAGGTGGAGAAAATATAGCAAACAAAGCAAATCTTAAGGGCCAATATGTACCATTTTCTTTAGAGGCTGCATTAAAGGAAAATCCAGATGTTATTTTTAGGATGTATCATGGATATATAGATGAAGCTAAAAAGCAAACAGAAAAAGAATTTGAGACTAACCCTCAATGGAAGAAGTTTAAAGCGGTTAAAGAAAATAAAGTATATGATTTGGATCCTAAATTTTTTGGAGTCACAGGAGATATAAAAATAGCAGATTCTTTAGAAAAAATGAAGGATTATTTATATAAATAA